One genomic segment of Mycolicibacterium gilvum includes these proteins:
- a CDS encoding IniB N-terminal domain-containing protein: MNTLIDFILDLFRSPAAAQSFVIDPDGALRDAGLPNVTAAQLASVAATAAPAGYALGGGDPIVGLQRAVADHHQLASNFASPFSPQTSYAPTFAPETTTDLLSGNNVPVASPVQDAGANAQNGAFNLGFGDITFGDKTSNTATDGGVVVDGDNDGDIVSGDGAVLGDGNTMNNGDILAGSGSNVVVGKDNEVEDNSKTAGGDLIADNDAPVLNDVDTSGGNGGGADGGGSLIGIGSGTAVGGSGGNGGGIIITDTDVNSGTQVDGDYGSGNVEDNSTNTSVQTDIATSTESSIEDNSSTYESNIGSGNDTSTDLFSDNVTGIDTDLASNNDTTLVDAF, encoded by the coding sequence ATGAACACTCTCATCGACTTCATCCTCGACCTCTTCCGCAGCCCGGCCGCGGCCCAGTCCTTCGTCATCGACCCCGACGGCGCACTGCGCGACGCCGGCCTGCCGAACGTGACCGCCGCCCAGCTCGCGTCGGTGGCCGCGACGGCCGCACCGGCCGGCTACGCCCTCGGCGGCGGCGACCCGATCGTCGGCCTGCAGCGCGCGGTCGCCGACCATCACCAGCTCGCGTCGAACTTCGCGTCGCCGTTCTCGCCGCAGACGTCCTACGCACCCACCTTCGCTCCGGAAACCACCACCGACCTGCTCAGCGGAAACAACGTCCCGGTGGCCAGCCCGGTGCAGGACGCCGGCGCGAACGCCCAGAACGGTGCGTTCAACCTCGGCTTCGGCGACATCACCTTCGGTGACAAGACCAGCAACACCGCCACCGACGGCGGCGTCGTGGTCGACGGCGACAACGACGGCGACATCGTCAGCGGCGACGGCGCGGTCCTCGGGGACGGCAACACCATGAACAACGGTGACATCCTGGCCGGCTCGGGCTCCAACGTCGTGGTCGGCAAGGACAACGAGGTCGAGGACAACTCGAAGACCGCCGGCGGCGACCTGATCGCCGACAACGACGCCCCGGTGCTCAACGACGTCGACACCAGCGGTGGCAACGGTGGCGGCGCCGACGGCGGCGGCAGCCTGATCGGCATCGGTTCCGGCACCGCGGTCGGCGGTTCCGGCGGCAACGGCGGCGGCATCATCATCACCGACACCGACGTCAACAGCGGCACCCAGGTCGACGGTGACTACGGCAGCGGCAACGTCGAAGACAACAGCACCAACACCTCGGTGCAGACCGACATCGCGACCTCGACCGAGAGCTCGATCGAGGACAACTCCTCGACCTACGAGTCCAACATCGGGTCGGGCAACGACACCAGCACGGACTTGTTCTCCGACAACGTCACCGGTATCGACACCGATCTGGCGTCGAACAACGACACGACGCTGGTGGACGCGTTCTGA
- a CDS encoding dynamin-like GTPase family protein, which translates to MTQPNDPKKVVLELIEHTRKIADTQDRGDLVARLDRAARRVEDPQIRVVIAGQLKQGKSQLLNSLLNMPVARVGDDESTVVATVVSYGEQPSARLVVAGGDGREPELIEIPTADLRNDLRRAPQAGGREVLRVEVTAPSPLLKGGLAFIDTPGVGGHGQPHLSATLGLLPDADAMLMISDVSQEFTEPEMTFMRQALDICPVAVIAATKTDLYPHWRRVVEANAAHLRRAGITTPMVPVSSTLRSHAVALNDKELNEESNFPAIVKFLSDEVLSRHNGGVREQVVAEIRAAAEHLTLAAESERSALTDPHTRQRLTADLEARKLEAQDALQQTALWQQVLNDGIADLTADVDHDLRERFRNITFHTERVIETGDPTLHWAEIGAELEDAVATAVGDNFVWAYQRAEALAADVARTFTEAGLDAVRIPSLNARDMGADLGEFRSLAQLEAKPLKFGHKVVTGMRGSYGGVLMFGMLTSFAGLGMFNPLSLGAGFVLGRKAYKEDMENRLLRVRNDAKTNVRRFVDDVAFAVGKESRDRLKGIQRQLRDHYREIANQTTRSLNESLQATLSAAKMEEAERTARVKELDRQLNVLRQVIDHIDHKLSAPAH; encoded by the coding sequence ATGACGCAACCGAACGACCCGAAGAAGGTCGTCCTCGAGCTCATCGAGCACACCAGGAAGATCGCCGACACGCAGGACCGCGGCGACCTCGTGGCCCGGCTCGACCGCGCCGCGCGGCGCGTCGAGGACCCGCAGATCCGCGTCGTGATCGCCGGCCAGCTCAAACAGGGCAAGAGCCAGTTGCTGAACTCGTTGCTCAACATGCCGGTCGCCCGCGTCGGGGACGACGAATCGACGGTCGTGGCGACGGTGGTGTCCTACGGGGAGCAGCCGTCGGCGCGACTGGTCGTGGCCGGCGGGGACGGTCGGGAACCGGAGCTCATCGAGATCCCGACCGCGGACCTGCGCAACGATCTGCGTCGCGCCCCCCAGGCCGGCGGCCGGGAGGTGCTGCGGGTGGAGGTCACCGCACCCAGCCCTCTGCTCAAGGGCGGGCTCGCGTTCATCGACACCCCGGGGGTGGGCGGACACGGCCAACCGCACCTGTCGGCGACCCTGGGGCTGCTGCCCGATGCCGACGCGATGCTGATGATCAGCGATGTCAGTCAGGAGTTCACCGAACCCGAGATGACGTTCATGCGACAGGCTTTGGACATCTGCCCGGTCGCCGTCATCGCCGCGACCAAAACCGACCTGTATCCGCACTGGCGCCGCGTGGTCGAGGCCAACGCCGCACATCTGCGGCGCGCGGGGATCACCACCCCGATGGTCCCGGTGTCCTCGACGCTGCGCAGTCACGCGGTGGCGCTCAACGACAAAGAGCTCAACGAGGAGTCGAACTTCCCGGCGATCGTGAAGTTCCTCTCCGATGAGGTGCTGTCCCGGCACAACGGCGGGGTCAGGGAGCAGGTCGTCGCCGAGATCCGCGCCGCCGCAGAACATCTGACGCTCGCCGCGGAGTCGGAACGCTCCGCGCTGACCGACCCGCACACCAGGCAGCGGCTGACCGCCGACCTGGAGGCGCGCAAGCTGGAGGCCCAGGACGCGTTGCAGCAGACGGCGTTGTGGCAACAGGTGCTCAACGACGGTATCGCCGACCTGACCGCCGACGTCGACCACGATCTGCGAGAGCGCTTCCGCAACATCACCTTTCACACAGAGCGCGTCATCGAGACCGGCGACCCGACGCTGCACTGGGCCGAGATCGGCGCCGAACTCGAGGACGCCGTCGCCACCGCCGTCGGCGACAACTTCGTCTGGGCCTACCAGCGTGCGGAAGCCCTCGCCGCCGACGTGGCGCGAACCTTCACCGAGGCGGGGCTCGACGCCGTGCGCATTCCCTCGCTGAACGCCCGCGACATGGGCGCCGATCTCGGCGAGTTCCGCTCGCTGGCCCAGCTGGAAGCCAAGCCGTTGAAGTTCGGGCACAAGGTGGTCACCGGGATGCGCGGCTCCTACGGCGGCGTCCTGATGTTCGGCATGCTCACCTCGTTCGCCGGCCTGGGCATGTTCAACCCGCTGTCGCTGGGTGCGGGCTTCGTGCTCGGCCGCAAGGCCTACAAGGAGGACATGGAGAACCGGCTGCTGCGGGTGCGCAACGACGCCAAGACCAATGTCCGCCGCTTCGTCGACGACGTCGCCTTCGCGGTGGGCAAGGAGTCCCGCGACCGGCTCAAAGGGATTCAGCGTCAACTGCGTGACCACTACCGCGAGATCGCCAACCAGACCACGCGTTCGCTCAACGAGTCGCTGCAGGCCACACTCTCCGCGGCCAAGATGGAAGAGGCCGAACGCACCGCCCGCGTCAAGGAGCTGGACCGCCAGCTCAACGTCCTGCGCCAGGTCATCGACCACATCGACCACAAGCTGAGCGCGCCGGCTCACTAA
- a CDS encoding dynamin-like GTPase family protein, giving the protein MSTSDHVRAILDGTIGAYRSDPAYRHRPDVHAELDRIGRRLNEPMRIALAGTLKAGKSTLVNALVGETIAPTDATEATRIVTWFRHGPTPKVTANHRGGRRTNVPIARDPHAGGLTFDFARLDPDDVLDLDVEWPASELVDATIIDTPGTSSLSKDVSARTLRLLVPDDGVPRVDAVVFLLRTLNAPDIALLKQIGELVGGSSGALGVIGVASRADEIGAGRIDAMMSAGDVAARFTKEMEQTGICQAVVPVSGLLALTARTLRQSEFGALDKLAGVEPAELAKAMLSVDRFVREDSPLPVDAATRAALLDRFGMFGLRISIAVLRAGVRDSVALAEELLERSGLVALRDVIDQQFAQRSDLLKAHTALLSLRQFVQRNPVYATPRILADIEPLLADTHAFEELRLLSRLRSRPTTLNDDEMASLRRVIGGSGTDVASRLGLPPGDEFDGPRAAFAAVQRWRRRADHPLNDPFTARACRAAVRSAEAIVADYARRGR; this is encoded by the coding sequence ATCAGTACCAGCGACCACGTACGGGCGATCCTCGACGGCACCATCGGTGCCTACCGCAGCGACCCCGCGTACCGGCACCGTCCCGACGTGCACGCCGAACTCGACCGAATCGGACGCCGACTCAACGAACCGATGCGGATCGCGCTCGCGGGAACGCTCAAGGCGGGCAAGTCGACGTTGGTCAATGCGCTTGTCGGAGAGACGATCGCGCCCACCGACGCGACCGAGGCGACCCGCATCGTCACCTGGTTCCGGCACGGGCCCACGCCGAAGGTCACCGCCAACCACCGGGGCGGGCGCCGCACCAACGTGCCGATCGCCCGCGACCCCCACGCGGGCGGCCTGACGTTCGACTTCGCCCGCCTCGACCCCGACGACGTGCTCGACCTCGACGTGGAATGGCCGGCGTCCGAACTGGTCGACGCGACGATCATCGACACCCCCGGCACTTCGTCGTTGTCCAAGGACGTGTCGGCGCGCACGCTGCGGTTGCTGGTTCCCGACGACGGCGTCCCCCGGGTGGATGCGGTGGTGTTCCTGCTGCGGACGCTCAACGCCCCGGACATCGCGCTGCTCAAGCAGATCGGCGAACTGGTCGGCGGGTCGTCCGGTGCGCTCGGCGTGATCGGTGTCGCGTCCCGCGCCGACGAGATCGGGGCGGGACGTATCGACGCGATGATGTCGGCCGGCGACGTGGCGGCGCGCTTCACCAAGGAGATGGAGCAGACCGGCATCTGCCAGGCCGTCGTCCCAGTCTCCGGTCTGCTCGCGTTGACCGCGCGCACGTTGCGGCAGAGCGAGTTCGGGGCGCTGGACAAGCTCGCCGGCGTCGAACCCGCCGAGCTGGCCAAGGCGATGCTGTCGGTGGACCGCTTCGTGCGCGAGGACAGCCCGCTGCCCGTGGACGCAGCGACCCGGGCGGCGCTGCTGGACCGGTTCGGAATGTTCGGCCTGCGCATCTCGATCGCGGTGTTGCGCGCCGGAGTGCGCGATTCGGTGGCGCTGGCCGAGGAACTGCTGGAGCGCAGTGGGCTGGTCGCGCTGCGCGACGTGATCGACCAGCAGTTCGCGCAGCGGTCCGATCTGCTCAAGGCACACACCGCGCTGCTGTCGCTGCGGCAGTTCGTGCAGCGCAATCCGGTCTATGCGACGCCGCGGATCCTCGCCGACATCGAGCCGCTGCTCGCGGACACCCACGCGTTCGAGGAGCTGCGGCTGCTCAGCCGGCTGCGGTCGCGCCCGACGACGCTCAACGACGACGAGATGGCGTCGTTGCGGCGGGTGATCGGCGGCTCCGGCACCGACGTCGCGAGCCGGCTCGGCCTGCCGCCGGGCGACGAGTTCGACGGCCCCCGCGCGGCCTTCGCCGCAGTTCAGCGGTGGCGTCGGCGAGCGGACCACCCGCTCAACGACCCGTTCACCGCGAGGGCATGCCGCGCCGCCGTGCGCAGCGCCGAGGCGATCGTGGCCGATTACGCCCGCAGGGGGCGCTGA
- a CDS encoding Rv0340 family IniB-related protein: MANSLLDFVMALVRDPDAAARYAADPAQAIADADLGSVTSTDVQNLIPVVAESLSMSVPAHGLDAFGAEPQANVWATGAATAAFDAFDVQVPATVVADSTPFAPAVVEDIEPEGAVPTALDLVEPAVSVQMDDPAVLDDVPSTGVGLGAEWDTHLVDTDPGDLPSSFDLFD, from the coding sequence GTGGCGAACTCGCTACTCGATTTCGTGATGGCGTTGGTGCGCGACCCCGATGCCGCGGCCCGCTATGCCGCGGATCCGGCCCAGGCGATCGCTGATGCGGACTTGGGCAGTGTGACCAGCACGGATGTGCAGAACTTGATCCCTGTCGTCGCGGAGTCACTGTCCATGTCGGTCCCTGCCCACGGCCTCGACGCCTTCGGCGCCGAACCGCAGGCCAATGTGTGGGCAACCGGTGCCGCGACCGCGGCCTTCGACGCGTTCGACGTTCAGGTGCCCGCCACGGTCGTCGCGGATTCCACCCCGTTCGCGCCTGCCGTCGTCGAGGACATCGAGCCCGAGGGGGCGGTGCCGACGGCCCTCGATCTGGTGGAGCCGGCGGTATCGGTGCAGATGGACGACCCTGCCGTGCTCGACGATGTCCCATCGACCGGGGTCGGCCTCGGGGCGGAATGGGATACGCACCTCGTCGATACCGACCCCGGGGATCTGCCGTCCTCGTTCGACCTCTTCGACTGA